GCGCTCGAATCCCAGCGTGCTCAGCGTGGCGGTGTCCAGCTTGACGTGACGCCCGAACGGCACCGGCTCGTCCAGCCAGCGCGCGGTGAGCGCCCGGAGCGAGTGGCCGTGCCCGAAGACCAGCGCACGCTCGACGTCTCGGACCCGCTCGATCACGCGGTCGCAGCGCGCGCCCACCTGGTCGGCCGTCTCACCCCCGCGCGGCCCGTGGGTCCAGACGGTCCACTCCGGCACGTCCTCGCGGATCTCCTCGGTCGTGCGGCCCTCGTCGTTGCCGTAGGCCCACTCGACGAGGTCCTCGTCGACCTCGGCGTCGGGGAACCCCGCGAGCTCCGCCGTGCGACGGGCGCGCTGCCGCGGGCTCGTGAGCACGAGGTCGAAGTGCTCGGGCTCCAGGCGCGGTCGCAGGGCGATCGCGTCCCGCTCCCCGTCCTCGAGCAGCGGGAGGTCGGTGGTCGAGGTGTGCTTGCCCGCCTCGCTCCACTCGGTCTGTCCGTGCCGCACCAGCCAGAGCTCCATCGGGCCAGGCTACGGATCGGCGATCAGCCCGGCCGCTGATAGCGGCCGCGGCGGTGGACCAGCGCCTCCCCGTCGCGTACGACGACGCGCGCGACCTCGGCGTCGAGCTGGAGCGACCAGCCGACCTCCGTGCGGGCGACGACCGGCCCCGCGGCCCAGCCGGGCCCGTCGGCGAGGACCGGGCCCCACTCGGTCTGCTCCCAGGTGCCGAGGCGGAACATGCCGCCCGGCGCAGGGGCCAGGCCGGCGAACGCCTCGGCCAGGTCGCGGTGCTCCCAGGTCAGCAACGAGACCGCGAGCGCGCCGGTCTCCTCGACCGCGTCGGCGAGGTCGGAGTCGGGGTCGACGAGCACGAGCAGGTGGGCGGGGTCCCCGTTGGCCACGACGAACGAGGTGACCGTCAGCCCGGCCCGGTCCGCGCCGGAGCCCGCGCACGCGACCGCGACGGTCCCGCCGAGCCGCCCGCGGAAGCGGCGGACCGGGTCCTCGGCCTCGGCGAAGGGGTGCTCGGTGTGGATCGTCATGACAGCTCCTGGTTCTCGGACACGTCGACGGCCCGATGACGCAACCGTGCCGCCTGCTTGGTCAGGTGGGCGCGCTCGGCCGCGTTGGACGCCTGGCGCGCGGCCTCGGCGTACAGGTCCGCTGCGCGCGCGAGGTCACCGTCATGCTCGCGCAACCACGCCTCGGCAGCGGTGCGTCGCGGGATCCCGGCCGGCACCTCGGCGAGCGCGGCGAGGCCGGCCCTGGGGCCGTCCGCCTCGCCCACCGCGACCGCCCGGTTGAGGCGCACGACGGGGCTGCCGGTGAGCGCGAGCAGCTCGTCGTACCACTCCACCACCTGCACCCAGTCGGTCTCCTCGGCCGACGGGGCGTCGGCGTGCAGGGCGGCGATCGCGGCCTGCGCCTGGTACTCCCCCAGCCGGTCCTGGGCGAGCGCGGACTGCAGCACCTCGACGCCCTCGGCGACGACCGCGGTGTCCCAGCGCGACCGGTCCTGCTCGGCGAGCGGGACCAGCCGGCCCTCGTCGGTGCGGGCCGCGCGGCGCGCGTGGTGCAGGAGCATGAGCGCGAGCAGCCCCCACGCCTCCGGCTCGCGCGACTGCGCTGCCAGGCGCCGGGTCAGCCGGATCGCCTCCGCGGCCAGGTCGACCTCGCCGGTGTAGCCCTCGTTGAACACCAGGTAGAGCACCCGCAGCACGGTCGCGAGGTCCCCCGGCTCGTCGAGACGTACGCCGGACACGGTGCGCTTGGCGCGACTGATCCGCTGGGCCATGGTCGCCTCGGGGACGAGGTACGCCGCCGCGATCTGGCGGGTGGTCAGGCCGCCCACCGCGCGCAGGGTCAGCGCCACCGCGGAGGACGGCGTGAGGGACGGGTGCGCGCAGAGGAAGCAGAGCGCGAGCGAGTCGTCCTCCTCGGCAGCCGGTCCGGGCGCGGGCTCGAGCGCCTCGCGGTCCTCCCGGGTGCGCCGGGCCGACTCCGAGCGCACGTGGTCGACGTGGCGTCGCCACGCGGCCGTGACCAGCCACGCCTTCGGGTCGCGCGGCGGGTCGTCGAGCCAGGTCTCCCAGGCTGCGACCAGCGCCTCCTGCACGGCGTCCTCCGCGGAGGCGAAGTCCGCTCCCCGGCGCACCAGGACGGAGATCACCCGCGGCGTCAGCTCGCGCAGGAGGCGCTCGTCGAGCACGGGCGGCTCAGACGTCGAAGTTGGCGGGCAGATCGAGGAACGGCCGCACCTCGAGCCACTCCCCCAGCGGGCGACCACCGGCCGACGGGGCGGCGGACAGCTCGCCCGCGAGCTCGACGGCCCGCTCCTGCGAGTCCACGTCGACGACCATCCACCCGGCGATCAGGTCCTTGGTCTCCGCGAAGGGGCCGTCGACGACCGGCGGACGCCCCTCACCGTCGTACCTCACCCAGAAGCCGTCCATCGCCACCGCCTGGCCGTCGACGAGCTCGCCGCTCGCGGTCAGCTTGTCGGCGAAGTCGGCCATGAACTGCATGTGCGCGTCGACCTCCTCGGGCGTCCAGTGGTCCATCGGGACGTCGTTCACCGGCGGGCGTCCGCCGCGGTAGTGCTTGAGGATCAGGTACTTCGCCATGGTCGTCTCCTTCGCGGGGTGCGGCCCATTCTGGCCGCGTTCACCCAGGGGACGGAGCCGGGAGGCGGTTCTCGACGTCGGGAGCGCACCTGCGTGCGGGCCTGCCCGTCGGGGTACCGCGGTCACGGGACGGCGCGGCTCACGCGCCGCACGGAGAGAGGCACACACATGGACGTCATCGGCGTCATCATCGCGGGCATCATCATCGGAGTGCTCGGCAAGCTCGTCGCCCCCGGCGACAAGGACAACACCCCGATCTGGCTGACCATCCTGTGCGGCATCGGCGGCGTGCTGATCGGCTGGTATGTCTACGCCGCCTTCGGCGGCGGGGCGACCAGCGGGGTCGACTGGGTGCGCTGGATCGTCGCGATCATCGTCGCGGCGGTGCTGGTGGTGATCGCCTCCACCCTGACCGGCCGCAACAAGGTCAAGGTGCACTGACCCGCGACCGTCCACCGGCCGGCCCCTACGCTGGTGGCGTGCGCAGGATCGGACTCATCGGCGGGATGAGCTGGGAGAGCACGGCGGAGTACTACCGCCTGGCCAACCGGCTGGTGGCCGACCGCCTCGGCGGCTACCACTCCGCCGACCTGGTGCTGAGGTCGGTCGACTTCGCGCCCGTCGAGGACCAGCAGCAGCGAGGCGCGTGGGACGAGTCCGCGCGCCTCCTGGCCGACGCCGCGCGCGAGCTCGAGGCGGCCGGGGCCGAGTGCGTGGCGTTGTGCACCAACACGATGCACCTGGTGGCCGACGAGATCGCCTCGGCCGTCAACGTGCCGTTCGTCCACCTCATCGACGTGGTGGCCGAGGCCGTCCGTGCCGGCGGCGTCGAGCAGGTCGGCCTGCTGGGCACCGGCTTCACGATGGACCAGCCGTTCTACCGCGAGCACCTGGAGCGCCACGGCCTGCGGGTTCACCTCCCCTCGGCGCAGGAGCGGGAGCTGGTCCACCGCGTCATCTACGACGAGCTCGTGCACGGCGTGGTGCGCGAGGAGTCAAGGGCGGCGTACTCCCGGGTCATCGGGGGCATGGTCGAGGCGGGTGCCGAGGGCGTGGTCCTCGGCTGCACCGAGATCGAGCTGCTGGTCGGGCCAGGCGACTCCCCGGTCCCGGTGTTCCCCACCACGCGCCTGCACGTCGAGGCGCTCGTGGACTGGGCCCTCCGCTGACTCCACCACCACTCAGACGAGGAGTGACATGAGCAAGGCCACCATCGGCGTCACCGGCCTGGCCGTGATGGGGCGCAACCTGGCGCGCAACATCGCCCGGCACGGCCACACCGTCGCGGTGCACAACCGCACCACCGAGCGCATGACCTCGCTGGTCGAGGACCACGGCGACGAGGGCACGTTCGTCCCCTGCGAGACGCTCGAGGACCTGGTCGCCGCGATCGAGCGGCCGCGGGCGATCATCGTCATGGTCAAGGCGGGCGAGGGCACCGACGCGGTGATCGACGAGCTGGTGCCGCTGCTCGACGAGGACGACATCGTCGTCGACTGCGGCAACGCGCACTTCGCCGACACCCGTCGACGCGAGGCCGCCCTGCGCGACAAGGGCCTGCACTTCGTCGGCTGCGGCGTGTCCGGCGGCGAGATCGGCGCGCTCGAGGGGCCGAGCATCATGCCCGGCGGCTCCGACCACGCCTACCAGCGCCTCGGCCCGATCCTCGAGTCGATCGCCGCCGACGTCGACGGCACGCCGTGCTGCACCCACGTCGGGCCCGACGGCGCCGGCCACTTCGTCAAGATGGTGCACAACGGCATCGAGTACGCCGACATGCAGCTCATCGCCGAGGCCTACGACCTGCTGCGCCACCGCCTCCACCTGAGCCCCGCCGAGATCGGCGACGTCTTCCGGGAGTGGAACGAGGGCGATCTCGAGTCGTTCCTGATCGAGCTCACCGGAGAGGTGCTCGGCCAGCTCGACCCCCGCGACGACCAGCAGGCCTTCGTCGACGTCGTCCTCGACCAGGCCGAGCAGAAGGGCACCGGCCGCTGGACCGTGCAGTCCGCGCTCGACCTCGGCGTCCCCGTCACCGGCATCGCCGAGGCGACCTTCGCCCGCTCGCTCAGCGGCCACGCCGAGCAGCGCGAGGCCGCCCGCCGCGAGTTCGCCGACGACCAGCCCCAGGTCGACGACCCGCCCGGCGGCCAGGAGCAGTACGTCGAGGACGTGCGCCGGGCGCTCTACGCCTCCAAGGTCGTCGCCTACGCCCAGGGCTTCGACCAGATCATGGCCGGCAGCGAGGAGTACGGCTGGGACGTCGACCCCGGCGCGATGGCGACCATCTGGCGCGGCGGCTGCATCATCCGCGCACGCTTCCTCGACCGCATCGCCGAGTCCTACTCCGACGACGCCGCGCTGGTCAGCCTGCTGGTCGCGCCCTACTTCGCCGACGCGGTCCGCGACGGGCTCGACTCGTGGCGACGCGTGGTCGCCGACGCCGCCGCGGCCGGCGTACCGACCCCGGCGTTCTCGTCGTCGCTGGCCTACTTCGACGCCCTGCGCGCCGACCGGCTGCCCGCCGCGCTGATCCAGGGGCTGCGCGACAACTTCGGCGCCCACACCTACCGCCGGATCGACAGCGGTGACGACGCCTTCCACCTGCAGTGGGGCGGCGACCGGTCCGAGGGGCCGGCGTGAGACGGCCCCTCGAGGGGCAGGTGGTCACGGTGTTCCGCAACCGGCTGCGCCCGGAGCACGTCGAGGCCTACGCCGACGAGCTCGCCGTCGTCGCCGAGCTCGCCCGCTCGATGCCGGGCTTCGTGGAGACCAAGACCTTCACCGCCGAGGACGGCGAGCGCTGCACCGTCGTCACGTTCGCCGACCCCGAGACCCACCGGGTCTGGGCCGAGCACCCCCGCCACCGCGAGGCCAAGCGCCACGGCGCCGAGTCCTACTACTCGGAGTACTCCATCGCGGTCGGGCAGACCACCTACGCCAGCTCCTACGAAAGGCCCTCGTGACCACCACCCTCCAGGTCCGCCTCGCCCGTCGCCCCGTCGGCATGCCCGACGACGACACCTACGACTTCGTCGAGGAGGAGCTGCCCGCGCTCGAGGACGGCCGGCTGCTGCTGCGCGTCGTCCACCTCTCGCTCGACCCCTACATGCGCGGTCGCATGAGCGACGCCCCGTCGTACGCCGCGCCCGTGCCGGTCGGCGGCCTGATGGTCGGCGGCACGGTGTGCCAGGTCGAGGAGTCCCGCCACCCCGACTGGCAGGTCGGCGACTGGGCCCTGTCCTACTCCGGCTGGCAGACCCAGGCGATCAGCGACGGCTCGGACCTGCGGCGCCTCGACCCGTCGGTCGCTCCCCCGTCGACGGCGCTGGGCGTGCTCGGCATGCCCGGCTTCACGGCGTACGCCGGCCTGCTCGAGATCGGCCGGCCGAAGGAGGGCGAGACCGTCGTCGTCGCCGCCGCCACCGGCCCCGTCGGCTCGGCGGTCGGCCAGATCGCGAGGCTCAAGGGCGCTCGCGCGGTCGGCATCGCCGGTGGACCGGAGAAGTGCGCCGCCCTGCTCGAGGAGTTCGGGTTCGACGTCGCGGTCGACCACCGCTCCCCCACGTTCGCCGACGACCTCGCCGCCGCCGTCCCGGACGGCATCGACGTCTACTTCGAGAACGTCGGCGGGCCGGTGCAGCGGCAGGTGTTCCGCCACCTCAACACCTACGCCCGTGTCCCGGTCTGCGGGCTGGTCGCCGACTACAACGCGACCTCCGCGCCCGAGGGCCCCGACCGCCTGCCCGGCTTCATGGGCCAGGTGCTGCGCAAGTCGCTCACCGTCCGCGGGTTCATCCAGGACGAGTTCACCCGCTCTCACGGTCGTGACTTCGTGCGCGACATGGGCGGCTGGGTCGCCGACGGGTCGGTCCGCTATCGCGAGGACGTGGTCGAGGGCCTGCGCAACGCCCCGGAGGCGTTCCGCGGCCTGCTGTCGGGCAAGAACTTCGGCAAG
This genomic window from Nocardioides marmoribigeumensis contains:
- a CDS encoding histidine phosphatase family protein; this translates as MELWLVRHGQTEWSEAGKHTSTTDLPLLEDGERDAIALRPRLEPEHFDLVLTSPRQRARRTAELAGFPDAEVDEDLVEWAYGNDEGRTTEEIREDVPEWTVWTHGPRGGETADQVGARCDRVIERVRDVERALVFGHGHSLRALTARWLDEPVPFGRHVKLDTATLSTLGFERETPVVLRWNG
- a CDS encoding flavin reductase family protein; amino-acid sequence: MTIHTEHPFAEAEDPVRRFRGRLGGTVAVACAGSGADRAGLTVTSFVVANGDPAHLLVLVDPDSDLADAVEETGALAVSLLTWEHRDLAEAFAGLAPAPGGMFRLGTWEQTEWGPVLADGPGWAAGPVVARTEVGWSLQLDAEVARVVVRDGEALVHRRGRYQRPG
- a CDS encoding RNA polymerase sigma factor, whose protein sequence is MLDERLLRELTPRVISVLVRRGADFASAEDAVQEALVAAWETWLDDPPRDPKAWLVTAAWRRHVDHVRSESARRTREDREALEPAPGPAAEEDDSLALCFLCAHPSLTPSSAVALTLRAVGGLTTRQIAAAYLVPEATMAQRISRAKRTVSGVRLDEPGDLATVLRVLYLVFNEGYTGEVDLAAEAIRLTRRLAAQSREPEAWGLLALMLLHHARRAARTDEGRLVPLAEQDRSRWDTAVVAEGVEVLQSALAQDRLGEYQAQAAIAALHADAPSAEETDWVQVVEWYDELLALTGSPVVRLNRAVAVGEADGPRAGLAALAEVPAGIPRRTAAEAWLREHDGDLARAADLYAEAARQASNAAERAHLTKQAARLRHRAVDVSENQELS
- a CDS encoding YciI family protein; translated protein: MAKYLILKHYRGGRPPVNDVPMDHWTPEEVDAHMQFMADFADKLTASGELVDGQAVAMDGFWVRYDGEGRPPVVDGPFAETKDLIAGWMVVDVDSQERAVELAGELSAAPSAGGRPLGEWLEVRPFLDLPANFDV
- a CDS encoding GlsB/YeaQ/YmgE family stress response membrane protein encodes the protein MDVIGVIIAGIIIGVLGKLVAPGDKDNTPIWLTILCGIGGVLIGWYVYAAFGGGATSGVDWVRWIVAIIVAAVLVVIASTLTGRNKVKVH
- a CDS encoding aspartate/glutamate racemase family protein; the encoded protein is MRRIGLIGGMSWESTAEYYRLANRLVADRLGGYHSADLVLRSVDFAPVEDQQQRGAWDESARLLADAARELEAAGAECVALCTNTMHLVADEIASAVNVPFVHLIDVVAEAVRAGGVEQVGLLGTGFTMDQPFYREHLERHGLRVHLPSAQERELVHRVIYDELVHGVVREESRAAYSRVIGGMVEAGAEGVVLGCTEIELLVGPGDSPVPVFPTTRLHVEALVDWALR
- the gndA gene encoding NADP-dependent phosphogluconate dehydrogenase, which encodes MSKATIGVTGLAVMGRNLARNIARHGHTVAVHNRTTERMTSLVEDHGDEGTFVPCETLEDLVAAIERPRAIIVMVKAGEGTDAVIDELVPLLDEDDIVVDCGNAHFADTRRREAALRDKGLHFVGCGVSGGEIGALEGPSIMPGGSDHAYQRLGPILESIAADVDGTPCCTHVGPDGAGHFVKMVHNGIEYADMQLIAEAYDLLRHRLHLSPAEIGDVFREWNEGDLESFLIELTGEVLGQLDPRDDQQAFVDVVLDQAEQKGTGRWTVQSALDLGVPVTGIAEATFARSLSGHAEQREAARREFADDQPQVDDPPGGQEQYVEDVRRALYASKVVAYAQGFDQIMAGSEEYGWDVDPGAMATIWRGGCIIRARFLDRIAESYSDDAALVSLLVAPYFADAVRDGLDSWRRVVADAAAAGVPTPAFSSSLAYFDALRADRLPAALIQGLRDNFGAHTYRRIDSGDDAFHLQWGGDRSEGPA
- a CDS encoding antibiotic biosynthesis monooxygenase family protein — protein: MRRPLEGQVVTVFRNRLRPEHVEAYADELAVVAELARSMPGFVETKTFTAEDGERCTVVTFADPETHRVWAEHPRHREAKRHGAESYYSEYSIAVGQTTYASSYERPS
- a CDS encoding NADP-dependent oxidoreductase is translated as MTTTLQVRLARRPVGMPDDDTYDFVEEELPALEDGRLLLRVVHLSLDPYMRGRMSDAPSYAAPVPVGGLMVGGTVCQVEESRHPDWQVGDWALSYSGWQTQAISDGSDLRRLDPSVAPPSTALGVLGMPGFTAYAGLLEIGRPKEGETVVVAAATGPVGSAVGQIARLKGARAVGIAGGPEKCAALLEEFGFDVAVDHRSPTFADDLAAAVPDGIDVYFENVGGPVQRQVFRHLNTYARVPVCGLVADYNATSAPEGPDRLPGFMGQVLRKSLTVRGFIQDEFTRSHGRDFVRDMGGWVADGSVRYREDVVEGLRNAPEAFRGLLSGKNFGKLVVRVSDPV